ATGGGCGCCGAACCCAGCTGGGCAACCCTGGCATTGACCCTGCCAGAGGTGGATGAAAAGTGGATCGCCGGGTTTTGTCGTGGGTTTGCCGGGTTGGCGAATCGTTTCAACGTCTCCCTGGTGGGAGGCGATACCACCAGAGGACCACTCAGCATCACCGTGCAGATCCATGGTGTGGTTGCACAACACCAGGTTATGCGTCGGGACGGGGCCCAGGTTGGGGACGATATCTATGTCACCGGAACCCTGGGTGATGCGGCACAGGGGCTGAAACTACTCCAATCCGCACAAGCTTTGACCGCTGGCCAACAGACCATGATCGACCGGTTGGAGCGGCCGCAACCGAGAGTGGAGGCGGGCCTTGCACTGCGCCACCTGGCCCATAGCGCCATCGACCTCTCCGACGGTCTGCTCGCCGATCTGGGACATATCCTGACACAGAGTGGTGTCGGGGCCACTCTGCAGCTTGATCAGTTGCCTCTCTCAGCCGAACTGCGTGCCGTCATGGGAGAT
This portion of the Candidatus Thiodiazotropha endoloripes genome encodes:
- the thiL gene encoding thiamine-phosphate kinase; this encodes MKIEKETPEFALINQYFKQLTTPRQDVVLGVGDDAALLQVAEDNLLVVSVDTLVSGVHFFEDVAADALGHKALAVNLSDMAAMGAEPSWATLALTLPEVDEKWIAGFCRGFAGLANRFNVSLVGGDTTRGPLSITVQIHGVVAQHQVMRRDGAQVGDDIYVTGTLGDAAQGLKLLQSAQALTAGQQTMIDRLERPQPRVEAGLALRHLAHSAIDLSDGLLADLGHILTQSGVGATLQLDQLPLSAELRAVMGDDKDWSRIVSAGDDYELCLTLPVACREAVAGVARQLSLPISRVGCIEADPGLRCFDQQGEPWHPPQLGFDHFSTS